The following proteins are co-located in the Larus michahellis chromosome 9, bLarMic1.1, whole genome shotgun sequence genome:
- the YIPF6 gene encoding protein YIPF6, with the protein MAAAEGSGAGASLFAGLADVSISEDIPVEGEITVPVGSHSPDEDFSTLDEPVRDTIMRDLKAVGKKFVHVMYPKKSSALLRDWDLWGPLVLCVSLALMLQGGSADSKDDGGPQFAEVFVIIWFGAVVITLNSKLLGGTISFFQSLCVLGYCVLPLTVAMLVCRLVLLAGSGTVSFIIRLIVVVAMFGWSTLASTAFLADSQPPNRKALVVYPIFLFYFVISWMILTFTPQ; encoded by the exons atggcggcggcggaggggagcggTGCCGGGGCTTCGTTG tTTGCAGGTCTTGCAGATGTGTCGATATCTGAAGACATTCCGGTGGAAGGGGAGATTACTGTTCCTGTCGGATCTCACTCTCCTGATGAAGACTTCTCCACACTGGATGAGCCTGTTAGGGATACTATT atGAGAGATCTGAAGGCTGTTGGGAAGAAATTTGTCCATGTCATGTATCCAAAGAAGAGCAGTGCGCTCCTCAGAGACT GGGATCTTTGGGGCCCTTTGGTGCTTTGTGTCTCGCTTGCGCT GATGCTTCAGGGTGGATCTGCAGATAGTAAAGACGACGGAGGGCCCCAGTTTGCTGAGGTCTTTGTCATCATCTGGTTTGGTGCAGTTGTCATCACACTAAACTCAAAGCTTCTCGGAGGAACTAT ATCCTTTTTTCAGAGCCTGTGCGTTCTGGGTTACTGTGTCCTGCCCCTGACAGTAGCAATGCTGGTGTGCAGGCTGGTACTGCTGGCAGGTTCTGGGACTGTCAGCTTCATTATACGTCTTATTGTAGTAGTAGCTATGTTTGGCTGGTCAACGTTAG cATCTACAGCTTTCTTGGCAGACAGTCAGCCTCCAAACCGCAAAGCTCTTGTTGTGTACCCCATCTTCCTCTTCTACTTTGTTATCAGCTGGATGATTCTCACCTTTACACCTCAGTGA